From a single Miscanthus floridulus cultivar M001 chromosome 8, ASM1932011v1, whole genome shotgun sequence genomic region:
- the LOC136475193 gene encoding uncharacterized protein, which translates to MGKKSGRSNNGGDAADAPKATAFVLKVPMHCRCDGCGDKIRAAVKDLTLRCHGIVSLDQSALGTKGELSVIATADPERLRRRLRKATGKDVGLVFPKPAAAVQALLADLQQQQPVHAHHGHPLPAGTWNALQHGGYGQAAYPWVLQHQQAPPEPYFASYPAAASWGAYAAYPHDGLGGAYGGGGGWFGY; encoded by the coding sequence ATGGGCAAGAAGAGCGGCCGCAGCAACAACGGCGGGGACGCCGCTGACGCGCCCAAGGCGACGGCATTCGTGCTGAAGGTGCCGATGCACTGCCGCTGCGACGGGTGCGGCGACAAGATCCGCGCCGCCGTCAAGGACCTGACGCTCCGGTGCCACGGCATCGTGTCGCTGGACCAGTCGGCGCTGGGCACCAAGGGCGAGCTGTCGGTCATCGCCACGGCGGACCCGGAGAGGCTCCGccgccgcctgcgcaaggccaCCGGCAAGGACGTCGGCCTCGTCTTCCCCaagcccgccgccgccgtgcaggCGCTGCTCGCCgacctgcagcagcagcagccggtgcACGCCCACCACGGGCACCCGCTGCCCGCCGGCACCTGGAACGCGCTCCAGCACGGCGGGTACGGGCAGGCGGCGTACCCGTGGGTGCTGCAGCATCAGCAGGCGCCGCCGGAGCCATACTTCGCCTCCtaccccgccgccgcctcctgggGCGCGTACGCCGCCTACCCGCACGACGGCCTTGGTGGCGcctacggcggcggcggtggttggTTCGGGTACTGA